One Micromonospora sp. FIMYZ51 genomic window carries:
- a CDS encoding ornithine carbamoyltransferase, translating into MRHLVSIRDLTDGDLYSIVARGAAYAAGERGNPLAGRVVGAYFLKTSTRTRTAFTSAALRLGAGVIQYGPQDLQTNTGETSEDTGRVLAGMLDVLVARTAGDPAELRAWAVQDRMSVLNAMSAEEHPTQALTDLTTLLRQFGRIEGLRLLYVGEANNTATALALALTRFPGVELELRTPPGYGLPEQILADATRQAEVSGASVVERHHMSDLPGDLDAIYTTRWQTTGTSKPDPDWRRIFAPFRVEQALWQRSPHAVFLHDLPAHRGEEVTAEVLDGPASIAFAQAENKCYSAMAVLDWCQATAAGTTR; encoded by the coding sequence GTGCGACACCTGGTGTCCATCCGCGACCTGACCGACGGGGACCTGTACTCGATCGTCGCCCGCGGCGCCGCGTACGCGGCGGGGGAGCGCGGCAACCCGCTGGCCGGGCGGGTGGTCGGCGCGTACTTCCTCAAGACCTCGACGCGGACCCGGACCGCCTTCACCAGCGCCGCGCTGCGGCTCGGCGCGGGCGTCATCCAGTACGGGCCGCAGGACCTCCAGACGAACACCGGGGAGACCAGCGAGGACACCGGCCGGGTACTCGCCGGCATGCTCGACGTGCTTGTCGCGCGTACCGCCGGTGACCCGGCCGAGCTGCGGGCCTGGGCGGTCCAGGACCGGATGTCGGTGCTCAACGCGATGAGCGCCGAGGAGCACCCCACCCAGGCGCTGACGGACCTGACCACGCTGCTGCGACAGTTCGGCCGGATCGAGGGGCTGCGCCTGCTCTACGTGGGGGAGGCGAACAACACCGCCACCGCGCTCGCCCTGGCGCTCACCCGGTTTCCGGGGGTGGAGCTGGAACTGCGCACCCCGCCCGGCTACGGCCTGCCCGAGCAGATCCTGGCCGACGCCACCCGACAGGCCGAGGTCAGCGGAGCGAGCGTCGTCGAGCGGCACCACATGTCCGACCTGCCGGGTGACCTCGACGCCATCTACACCACCCGGTGGCAGACCACCGGCACCAGCAAGCCGGACCCGGACTGGCGTCGGATCTTCGCTCCGTTCCGGGTCGAACAGGCGCTCTGGCAGCGCAGCCCGCACGCGGTCTTCCTGCACGACCTGCCGGCACACCGCGGTGAGGAGGTCACCGCGGAGGTGCTCGACGGGCCGGCGAGCATCGCCTTCGCCCAGGCGGAGAACAAGTGCTACAGCGCCATGGCGGTGCTCGACTGGTGCCAGGCCACCGCGGCGGGTACGACAAGATGA
- a CDS encoding pentapeptide repeat-containing protein: MRDARLFGAWLLGARLLGARLLGARLLGAMLLGARLFDARLLGAMLLGAWLLGAWLLGAWLLGARLFGARLLGAAVIGSPP, encoded by the coding sequence GTGCGCGATGCGAGGCTGTTCGGGGCATGGCTGCTCGGTGCAAGGCTGCTCGGTGCAAGGCTGCTCGGTGCAAGGCTGCTCGGTGCGATGCTGCTCGGTGCGAGGCTGTTCGATGCAAGGCTGCTCGGTGCGATGCTGCTCGGTGCATGGCTGCTCGGTGCATGGCTGCTCGGTGCATGGCTGCTCGGTGCGAGGCTGTTCGGTGCGAGGTTGCTCGGTGCGGCCGTCATCGGTTCTCCTCCGTGA